CCACCGAATGGTAAAGAAGTAGTCATGGTTGATGCTGCTTTACATGCAGTAGGCGAAATTTTAGCTAAACACCCCGAAGCTCTATTGTACGGACAAGATGTAGGTGCACGTTTAGGCGGAGTATTCCGTGAAGCAGCCTTATTAGCACAAAAGTTTGGCAGCCATAGAGTATTTAATACGCCCATTCAAGAAGCGTATATTATTGGTTCTACGGTAGGAATGTCCCAAGTAGGATGCAAACCTATTGTAGAAATTCAATTCGCAGATTACATTTGGCCGGGGCTAAATCAACTTGTAGAAGAAATTTCAAAATCCTGTTATCTTTCTATGGGCAAGTGCCCTATTCAGACCCTTATCCGTGTACCCATAGGTGCTTACGGCGGTGGAGGACCTTACCACAGCGGAAGCATAGAAAGTACTTTACTTACCATTAAAGGAATAAAAGTAGTTTATCCTTCAAACGCAGCAGACATGAAAGGTTTAATGAAAGCTGCTTTTTATGACCCGAATCCTGTAATAATGTTAGAACACAAAGGCTTGTATTGGAGCAAAGTCCCTGGAACAGCCGAAGCAAAAACAATTGAACCTGATGAGGATTATATCATTCCATTAGGTAAAGCGAATATTGTGCTGTCCGCAGATGAAAGCCAAATAGGAAATTCCATAGCGGTAATTACCTATGGCATGGGCGTATATTGGGCAAAAAATGCAGCTAAGCACTTCAAAGGTCAAGTAGAAATTGTAGACTTACGCACCTTAGCTCCCCTAGATTGGCAAACGATAGAACACGTAGTCAAAAAGCATAATAAAGTTTTGTTAGTTACTGAAGAGCCTATTGAAAACTCATTTATAGAAGCCTTAGCAGGGCGAATTAGTCATCGGTTGTTTAAGCACTTGGATGCTCCTGTGGATTACATAGGTGCGTTGAATTTACCTGCTGTACCTATAAACCTTGCCCTTGAAGCAGCTATGCTACCGAACGCAGACAAAGTAGCGCAAAGAATAGCAGCTCTGTTAGAATGGTAAAAAAGTTGTAATTTTGTATTATGGCAAAAGTAACTTTTTTAGTGGTATTGTTACTAAACTTGCCTTTATATATTTTTGCCCAAGGGAATACTTTCAAAATTGCTAAGCTTAAATACGGTGGAGGGGGAGATTGGTACTGCAACCGTACTTCGTTACCTAACTTAATCAAGTTCATCAATCAGCATTCTTCTATCAAAATTCATGAAAAAGAGGATATTGTAGAAGTAGGCAGCCCGGCGATATTTCAATATGCTTGGGTACACCTCACAGGGCATGGAAATGTCTTTTTTACTGAGCAAGAAGCCCAAAACTTACGCAATTATCTCATTTCAGGCGGATTTTTACACATAGATGATAACTACGGTTTAGATAAATACATTCGCCGTGAAATGAAAAAGGTATTTCCTGAATATGACTTTGTAGAACTACCTTTTGATTTCGGAATTTATCAAAAGCCTTTTTACTTTCCCAAAGGATTGCCAAAAGTACATGAACATGATGGCAAACCTCCCCAAGGTTTTGGTATCTTTCACGAAGGCCGCTTAGTGTGCTTTTATAGTTACGAGTGCGACTTAGGAAATGGATGGGAAGACCAAGAAATATATAATGACCCCGAACCTGTTCGCCAACAAGCTCTTAAAATGGGAACAAACATAGTCTACTGGGCTATTACTCACTAAATAAAAGTACAAATTCCCAACTCCGTCGTATTTTTGCCACAAATGGACATAAGTTTCTATTTCAAGCCCATAGCAGAAAACCTTGTAAGCAATCTTTCTTCTCACAAGCTGAATGCACAAATTCATGCTTTTGTAGAAGACTTTCCTGAATGGAAAAATGCTTCGGTTATTCTAATGGGCGTACCTACTGGTCAGTACGCAGAGGAAGGCATACATTCTATACGTCAAGCGCTGTATCAAATGGCAAGAACGCAGCACGATTGCAACGTTACAGATGTGGGGAATATATTGCTCAAACAAGATAAAGAAAAAGACCTTCAAAATATCGCTTATACTCTTGAAACTTTTTTGAAAGCTAACAAAACAGTTATTCTGATAGGTGGCGATGAAACTTTACTTTTAGCTCAGTACATGGGCTATGAAAAAAATCAATCCCCTATTAACCTTGCTTGTATTGATGCTCAACTGGATATTGAAGAAAACTATGACCTAACTCCTAATAGCGTGCTTCGAAACGTCTTATTCCATGAACCTTTTTATCTCAATCATCTTACCATATTAGGTTTGCAGGTGCATTGGGCTTCTGAAAAACAAAGGCAGCTGCTAGAAGACCTTAAATATGAGTACTTACGATTGAGTGAAATTCGTGAAGATTTTAGACAAACCGAAGCAGCTCTACGGTGGTCAAACGCAGTACATTTCGATATGAGTGCCATTCGCTATGCGGATGCCCCAGGAGTCCTCTTTCCTAATCCCGTAGGATTTACGTTAGAAGAAGCTTGCCGAATTAGCCGTTATGCAGGAATTTCAAATTTAGTAAGTTCATTTAGCATTACTAACATACAGATAAACAAAGACATACACAATCAAACTGCCTATGCTGCGGCGCTGAATATCTGGTACTTTTTAGATGGCTATTGTAGCCGTTGGTATGAAAGAGCAGATATTCACAGTCAGAATCTTATTCAGTATCATGTAGTTTCGGATGCTTTGTTTATGCCGATTACTTTTTACAAGCATCCTATCTCTGAACGTTGGTGGATACAACTTCCTGATGAAGCCATAACGCTCGTACAGGACCCAAATGACTTATTGGTTCCTTGCACAGAAAAGGATTATTACAATGCTTTGGAAGGGATTATTCCCAAGCGATGGTGGAATGCACTACACAAGATAAAAAACCAATAAAGATGAAAAAGTTTTTGATAGATTTTATTTTTGGGCGTGCCCTTGCCTGCATTTCGCTAACGCTCATGCAGGCAAGGTCGGCGTGCTTCGGGCTTCGCTATCGCTTCGGTGCTTCGCTTGCGCTTCGCACCGTGCTGACGCACGCCCTCCGCATGCCTCACGCAAATTATCAAAAAACAACTCTTGCCCTCATAGTAATGACCTTTGGCATCCTATTTCATTCCTTTGCCCAACAAGATACTTTACCCAAAAAGAAAAAATTTATTCCTGACAGCAACCGTAAAGAAAATACGCTTCTGTACAAACCTCATGCAATATTGCAATTGTCCCTTTCAGAAAGTCCCAAAGTACCAGATACCAGCTTACTCAACTTTGAAAACTACAACCCCGATTATGTTATCAACTACGATACTTATTTTTTTGTACAAAGTGTGGGCATGGCAGGGCGATGGCATAGACGATACTACTTCGGCGTAGAAGACCGCTTCATCAACCCTCAAAACCAATGGACACTTGACTTGTCAGGATATTACACTTGGTTAATTTTGCCCGATAGCCTACAGCTGATAAATACATTTACGCCCTACTCACGCATACAATACCAACAAGGTAAAAGACAACTACAAATTACTGATGCTTTATTTTCGGCAAATATTACTCCGCAGTGGAATATTCATGGGGGCTACCACCGCCTAACTTGGTTAGGTATGTACAGAAACAACAACACCGATGTCAGAAACGCTTATTTTAATTCTTTTTACTACGCACTGAACAAACGTTTTTTTGCACATTACTACCTTATTTTTAATGAACTTAAACAAGCAGAAAACGGCGGTATTTTCATAGACTCAACTACCACAAACTTATTTGAAAAAGATGTGCAGACAGTTAATACTTCTGGTTTTTCGCTTATTAAAAACAACTTTGGAGGTCTGCAATTGGGCTACCAATGGTTGGCTAATTCTTCACACACTTTACAAACTACTTTACAATATCGTTTAGATTTTGCTTTCAAATTGACCAATCTCAATAGAATGTTGCCCATCTATAATGCTTTTACTTCTAAAAAAGAAAGATATGTTACTGAATTTGGCTTTTGGCAGCAGCAGTATTGTGCTGGCATGCAATACAGGTTCAAAAAAGTATTTTCTCAAAGCATAGAGTGGACAAGGAATTACACCAAAACGCCTAAAGGCACACTTTACAAAACCTATAATGAGCTATTTCCCAAGTACGTAACCGTAGATATTCTAAAATGCGTACAACAGCTGCAAATAGGGGATAGCAGTCGCCATATTTGGCTAAAAAATTACTTTACAAAGCATCTCAATGCTTTTTTGCCATATCAGCAAATACAGAGTACAGGAACGGCACAATACACTTTTTTAGCTTTTCAGTATGATTTAATTCATCAAAGGGGCTATGTATGGAACAAAGTTGTACCGTTACCTGAAATAGACACTAACTTTATACAACTGTCCGTATTACAAGAAAATGCGAATCTTTTTTTTGTACATCCCCGAGTTGGTGTGCAAAGCCGTAGAATAGGA
The Bacteroidia bacterium genome window above contains:
- a CDS encoding DUF4159 domain-containing protein; translation: MAKVTFLVVLLLNLPLYIFAQGNTFKIAKLKYGGGGDWYCNRTSLPNLIKFINQHSSIKIHEKEDIVEVGSPAIFQYAWVHLTGHGNVFFTEQEAQNLRNYLISGGFLHIDDNYGLDKYIRREMKKVFPEYDFVELPFDFGIYQKPFYFPKGLPKVHEHDGKPPQGFGIFHEGRLVCFYSYECDLGNGWEDQEIYNDPEPVRQQALKMGTNIVYWAITH
- a CDS encoding arginase family protein is translated as MDISFYFKPIAENLVSNLSSHKLNAQIHAFVEDFPEWKNASVILMGVPTGQYAEEGIHSIRQALYQMARTQHDCNVTDVGNILLKQDKEKDLQNIAYTLETFLKANKTVILIGGDETLLLAQYMGYEKNQSPINLACIDAQLDIEENYDLTPNSVLRNVLFHEPFYLNHLTILGLQVHWASEKQRQLLEDLKYEYLRLSEIREDFRQTEAALRWSNAVHFDMSAIRYADAPGVLFPNPVGFTLEEACRISRYAGISNLVSSFSITNIQINKDIHNQTAYAAALNIWYFLDGYCSRWYERADIHSQNLIQYHVVSDALFMPITFYKHPISERWWIQLPDEAITLVQDPNDLLVPCTEKDYYNALEGIIPKRWWNALHKIKNQ
- a CDS encoding putative porin, whose translation is MTFGILFHSFAQQDTLPKKKKFIPDSNRKENTLLYKPHAILQLSLSESPKVPDTSLLNFENYNPDYVINYDTYFFVQSVGMAGRWHRRYYFGVEDRFINPQNQWTLDLSGYYTWLILPDSLQLINTFTPYSRIQYQQGKRQLQITDALFSANITPQWNIHGGYHRLTWLGMYRNNNTDVRNAYFNSFYYALNKRFFAHYYLIFNELKQAENGGIFIDSTTTNLFEKDVQTVNTSGFSLIKNNFGGLQLGYQWLANSSHTLQTTLQYRLDFAFKLTNLNRMLPIYNAFTSKKERYVTEFGFWQQQYCAGMQYRFKKVFSQSIEWTRNYTKTPKGTLYKTYNELFPKYVTVDILKCVQQLQIGDSSRHIWLKNYFTKHLNAFLPYQQIQSTGTAQYTFLAFQYDLIHQRGYVWNKVVPLPEIDTNFIQLSVLQENANLFFVHPRVGVQSRRIGKINVGFFHTAFQTSVYQGLTLSAQVYYQKWNLIANLVHYSRNSLKNVPNTFQTKIFYATWIFKKKMYCHVGLNVYYTGKYRGHLYDIAYDYVFAKPSFYESGVYPTYTGLYVRVDPFFNFSIKRASFYFRFTNIAEGLLGKKGYFTTPFYQMEERALGLSFCWRFYD